The window AAAGGGAGcattcatataaaaaaaaaaaaaaaaaaaaaaagatgcgTGCAAAATAAGGGTTTGGAGTGACACAATGACCTTTAATTTGGTGGGGCTCGACGAAGAAAGAGGTAGAATCATTTaccttttaaacttaatttccCTTGCACATAATATAAGAGAATAATTATTGAGAATTTGAAgagattaaattttatttcgtGGAGTTTCAtgcaaatatattatttataactaaaataatttttttagttttcattttatattatttaataaataatcatttcaatttaattaatttacaatgtcatataaatttatatcaagAGATTTTAAAAcgttaaaattataataatttttaaacataatgTAATGCATTGAATTATGTCATTTTGTGGTTCCAAACACAGATAACTCGGAATCATCATCTTGAAAACCATACGCATAGGATATGAAGATAATTTTTACGAAGTGGGTAAGAGtgattgttattaaaaaaatatttaagaaataggTAAGgaagagtttttatttttgtaagattatttactttttaactataatttcaaatgtctaagaaaaaaatagtgtaAACGTtgatatctaaaaaaatattttttccacaaattttctatttttaaaacttttgttttagtcttatctttttaattctatACTATTTATAGGTcatataaaagtatatttcAAGTATTATACTCTTTCCATATAAGTTTCaccatatatttataactttaattttttcatatcattttAAGAGAACTATACCATTAAATCATACGGGTAAAACAACACTtatgacagaaaaaaaattataataaaattagcaacattttattaaGGGAAGACATgaatattcataaaaaatattaaagttaagaaaaaaaataaagaattaataCTGTTAATTCTTTCGACTGTATGATCtaatatactattttaaattatatatatcgaATAGtgtaaaaatcaaataattaatttaaaaataaactatttaaatttgCATTgcatatatattgaatattgtaattcaaaattttaatattttataatttgcatattattttatttttagaaagtatagatggtaagaaaaaaaagaaagcatattCTACTCTTTTCACAGGAAGAAAGGAGAACAATTGAATTGTCCATTCAATCAAGACAAAAAAGACAATTTGAAGAAAGTCACAAGCAAAGTagtagtaaaagaaaagttgattttaGTACGGTCGcacaagaaacaacaaataaaatcctaggtaataatttttattatattacatcttaaatttcatatatatacacacacacacatatatatatatatatataatataatatattttaatgtgcTAACTATTTCACATCGTTTGATGTTCAATAGGATCAGAAGCTTTAGAACGTCCGTTTCACTCTCCTATACACAAGCTTAAAAAGATATGACCATGTAAATTTTGTAAGGCAATAAAATTTGAGCACGAGactccaacattttgttgctTCAATTGCCAggtataattttcaaacaatgaAATATTCTATTAAACATTTGAGTTAGTAAATGCATtcatttgtaataataattttaaataaatcatcTAGGTTCATCTTGCTGAAACAACAGTACATAAACACCTTGCTCATTTGTTCACAACACAGTCTGAAGAAGGAGTTTTATTTAGGAAGAATATTTGGGCTTATAATagtattttctcttttacgTCATTTGGGGTCAATTTAGATAAAGATCTAGCTTCTTCACATAAAGGAGTCTACACATTTAGAGTACAAGGAATAAAAGATGTTGGGTTGAGCGAAAGTCTTACTCAAAAGTTGGCAGAAGTTCTAAAAAACAATCCATATGCCaaaatttttagaagtttaaaaGATCTCCAATCTATTGAAGATGCTCATGGTCATCTTACACCAAATGTTCAAGTTGATCAACGTGTCTATAATCTACCTGGAGTGAATCAAGTAGCGGCTATTTGGATTGAAGGAAACAATAACATTCAATTTAAAAGAGATATAGTGGTACATGCTCATTCATGAAAACACCACAGAATACAACATTATTTTAGTTGTTATGATTCACTTCAATATCCTTTACTATTACCAAATGGAGAGACTGGTTGGCATCAAGACATCAAAAGAAATGTGAAGCAAAATTATGACGTTGGGTCAAATAAGATATCGATAGAAGGAAcatcaaatattcaaaaaattaacaacattcaagatataataaataatgaaaatcaaGGTTCGTTTGCTTTGTCattgtgattttttaaagaacttATATgtgctttaattttttgtgagcataattttcatattacatataatttctttattcaacAATTTTGTAGGAATTTCAAAACTTCGATCGCCCACGGTTTCGTGCAgagaatattattattttaagttgcAAATACGACCATCTACTAAATCAATATTGCTTCTAGCCAGAAGACTATTCCAACAATATGTTGTTGATATGTACATAAAGCTTGAAACAACGAGACTTGATTTCTATAAAACACAACAATCACAAATTCGTTCGGAGTTGTATCAAGGGATCGTTGATGTTGTAAATGCAGGAGAAACGAGGGGAGACAAGGTTGGAAAACGTGTCGTTCTACCTTCAACTTTTATTGGTGGTCCTAAAAACATGCGACATCGATATTTAGATGCCATGGCCTTAGTACAACATTATGGGAAGCCAGATCTTTTCATAACAATGACTTGCAATTCTGAATGGAAGGAAATAAGAGAAGAACTTATGGAAGGACAACAATCTCACGATAGACCAGATCTAACTTCAAGAGTATCTAGAGGAAAGTTAATGGACTTAAAAGACCAAATTGTCCACAAGGAAATATTTGGAAATGTGGACAATTTGGAAAAGTTGCAGCATTCGTATATGtgattgaatttcaaaaacgAGGTCTTCCACACCTACACATGTTGGTAATATTGAAAAGGGATTTCAAGATCACTAATGCTGACCAATATGATAAATATGTTCGTgcaaaaattccaaatattcaaataaatcttGCACTTCACAATGTTGTTGTGAAGCATATGTTGCATGGCCCATGTggataatataacaaaaagtgTCCGTGCATGATCAATGGAAAATGTAGATTTCATTATCCTCGACAGTTTTCCTCGAAAATAATGCAAGGAAATGATGCGTATCCAATATATAGAAGGAGAGATGACAGAACACgggtatttaaaataatattacattttattattttatatttatttctctatAATGTCTTTCATAATAGCgttaatttcttcaatttatttgttaaaaaatatatctttacaATTATATCAGGtatcaataagaaaaaagacatTTGATAATCGATGGGTTGTGCCTTATAATCCATACCTACTTTTGAGATACAATTGTCACATTAATGTTGAAATATGCTCGGGATTGAAAGcagttaaatatttatacaagcATATTTACAAGGGGCACGATAGAGCAGCTGTTTATATATCACATGATGGTGACAATAAAGGTATTGATGAAATAAGAGATTATCAAGATGCAAGATGCGTATCAGCTCAAGAGGCATTATGGagaatttatgattttaaactGAATGAGATATATCGTTCGGTTATAAACTTACAACTTCACCTTCCAAACATGCATTGTGTTTCTTAttggaaaaatcaaaatttgaagaaacttATTCGTTGGGATCATGTCTCAAAAACAATGTTAACATAGTACTTTCATATGTGTCAAACATCTGAAATAGCCcgaaaatttttatataaagagTTTCCTGAACATTATGTATGGGACAAACAACTACGAATTTGGAAGGAGAGGAAAAAAGGAATAGCTATATCACGCATTGTAGAAGCAAATCCAAGGGAGGAAGAAAGATATTACTTGCGTTTGCTATTAAATCATGTCAGAGGATCGACGTCATTTGAGTCCTTATTGATAGTCAATGGAAAAAGAGTTCAAACATTTAAAGATTCAGCAAAAGAAAGAGGACTACTAGAATATGATGAAAGTGTAACAAAATGTTTGGATGAAGCAACTTCGTTTGAGATGCCTTATGCTTTTTGAAGACTTTTTGCAACAATCTTAGTGTATTGTGAATCTGTAGATGTTAGAAAACTGTGGAAAAGATATTCTCATGAATTGTTACATGATTATAGAAAATACGAGCCAGAGAATGTAGAATATCAATTTCAACACACTTTAAGAGATATAAAAGTGTTCTTAGAGTCAATAGGCAAACACATCACTATGTATGATTTGCCTGAAATCAAACATATGCCAGAAAGTGGAAACAAttgttatataaaataaataattgatgaaAAATCAATTGTAGTATCAGATGAAGATATTCAAGCTCCTTTAAAGTTGAATGAAGACCAAAAGATTGCATATGATATTATTCTTGACATAATTGTGAGGAATAAAAGTGgtgtattttttattgatggGCCAGGAGGAACCGGGAAAACATTTTTGTATCGTGCTTTGTTAGCTACTataagatcaagaaatatgaTTGCAATTGCAACAACAACATCAGCGTTGCTGCTTCAATTATGCCAGGGGGCCGAACAACACATTCTAGATTTAATATACCATTAGAAACACATGAGTCATCTATATGCAATATTTCTAAGCAAAGTAACAAGACAGAATTGATCAAGCAAgcaaaagtaataatttgGGACGAGGTGCCAATGGCAAAAAAGGCCAGAATCAAAGCAGTTGACAGAACTTTTAGAGATATAATGGATAATCCATTACCATTCGGTGGAAAAATGGTTGTGTTAAGAGGAGATTTTCGACAAGTGTTACCTGTTGTCCCACGAGCTACAAGACAACAAACTATTAATGAAAGTTTGGTAAAGTCATACCTTTGGaataaaatggagaaaatcCAACTAACTAAAAATATGAGAGCTCAAAGTGATACCCGTTTTGCAGAATATTTGTTGAAGATTGGAAACAGAACTGAACTGTCAACAGAAGATGATTATATTTGTCTCCCTGCCAATATCATTGTTACAGGTGCAAATGAAGAAGATTCAATATTAAAGTTATTGAATATTGTTTATCCTGATCTCAAAACGCATACTACTTCAGCAGAATACATGACTAATAGAGCAATTCTATCGACAACAAATGAGTATGTTGACCAAATCaatgaaagaatgattgagatgTTTCctggaaaaatggaagaattcATGAGTTTTGATGAAGCAATTGATGATACacataattattatcatgAGGAATTTCTCAACTCATTGTTACCTAATGGTGTTCCTCCACAcaaattgtttcttaaaaaagattgTCCAGTTATACTATTGAGAAACTTAGACCCCAGGCAATGGTCTATGTAATGGAACTAGAATGGTTTGTCGTGAGTTTcgcaaaaatataatttatgcaGAAATTGCAACTGGACAAAATgcaggaaaaaaaagtttttttaccACGAATACCAATGAGTCTTGCAAACGACGAAAGGTATCCATTCAAGTTCAAGAGAAAGCAGTTCCCAATAAGATTATGTTTTGCAATGACTATCAATAAGGCTCAAGGACAGACAATACCAAATGTAGGAGTTTATCTTCCTCAAGATGTTTTTTCTCATGGTCGACTATACGTAGCCCTATCGAGAGGAGTCTCTATGACAACAACAAAAGTACTGGTGAAATCAAAGGATTTATGGACAAAAAACATTGTATACAAAgaagttttgaatttgtagTTTGAATTGCATAATTTGTTGTATTCatcattataataattattattggaaaaattataaaaatcaacaaagtgagcaaaatatttacagtcTCAGTAGCAAATAgagtgagtttttttctttttaacattgtTTTTGGTAATTTGCATGAggtgaaaatagttttttcttttaaaaaaatcgcactattatttatattatgtaAAACAATTGttgaaatacatattttttttagttaaagattaattatttaacaaccATGAATCGttataaactaaatcaaacaaaacaaactaataaattaaataatttaaaccatacataaccaaaataaacaaaatgagaatttaattttatagaaatatattaaattcgtataaacatataaaaaatacaactGTACTATTAAAGTAgcttttaaactaaattatttaaataaaatttaaaaatagaaaaacgtGCATGGCACATGGAAATACACTAATAGTTATATAAGTATAGTTATAAGTAGGAGAAGATgaggttaaaaaaatttattattgaactaaatataattaatatagtcattaatttgtaatttatgaGAAATTTAGATagtcaataataattaacacaatggAAAGTTACATTTGTGGATATTAATGCAATTTAATAACTGTGCAATAAATGAGTAatgaaactttgaaaatttaattgctcaaaaagatttttaaaaaaacttaaacttgGAGTAAACAAAACCGTACAACAGAATGAATCATTTGgtaattagtttgaattttgaataatatagAAGTTCAAAAAAGTTATTCACATATACtcactttttaatataatatagatataaataagtaattaaataatatcgATTGAATTACGTAGATCTTGTTGTAAAATATTCACAGTCGTtgaaatatagcaaattaataataataataataatgaattatatattttttaaaaatagttttaatattttactatttttaaaatcttctaaactaaaattttagatttaattttttttttcatatttacgAAGCTAATAATATTGTAGACACTCTTACcaaattctattttaaaattgtcacAAGTTAgacatctttttttaatagagtaaattataatttgtggCAATTTGATGAAtgataattaagtatataacaatctttttaaaaaatacaaatataataaaatatgtggATGATTGACCAATATTGAAACatggtctattagtgatagacttttaacgttgataaattttaacagattttgttatatttataaattttttaataaaatattgttatatttttaattattttctaattcttcAACATTTCTATATATCTTCAACTCCAcagatttaaaaaattaa of the Cucumis sativus cultivar 9930 chromosome 3, Cucumber_9930_V3, whole genome shotgun sequence genome contains:
- the LOC101213993 gene encoding uncharacterized protein LOC101213993, whose product is MYIKLETTRLDFYKTQQSQIRSELYQGIVDVVNAGETRGDKVGKRVVLPSTFIGGPKNMRHRYLDAMALVQHYGKPDLFITMTCNSEWKEIREELMEGQQSHDRPDLTSRVSRGKLMDLKDQIVHKEIFGNVDNLEKLQHSYM
- the LOC116402430 gene encoding uncharacterized protein LOC116402430: MAKKARIKAVDRTFRDIMDNPLPFGGKMVVLRGDFRQVLPVVPRATRQQTINESLVKSYLWNKMEKIQLTKNMRAQSDTRFAEYLLKIGNRTELSTEDDYICLPANIIVTGANEEDSILKLLNIVYPDLKTHTTSAEYMTNRAILSTTNEYVDQINERMIEMFPGKMEEFMSFDEAIDDTHNYYHEEFLNSLLPNGVPPHKLFLKKDCPVILLRNLDPRQWSM